The following is a genomic window from Leishmania donovani BPK282A1 complete genome, chromosome 33.
CCGGCCGCACATCCAGTGTCAGCGAGAACCACCTGGGCTTCTCTGCCGAAGGCGGGGTAGTGAACTACACGCTGTtgcagccgcaccgcacggaggcggagctgcgacCTCTGGCGCCATcggaggtggcgcggcaCCTGATGGCCTCGGCAGAAGCGGTCTCCGGCGCGACACACagtgcagcaggcggcagTGGGGCCCACACAATGCGCCAATGCACACCGAAGGAGCTCGCCACACGCAGCTCCAAGGTGGTCACGCTGTACGATCTGGCTGGGCACGAACGATACCTGAAGACCACTGTGCTGGGCATGACGCGCAACATGCCCGACTACGCGTGCATTGTCATCAGCGCCAACAACGGCATTCAGCGGATGACGAAGGAACACCTGGCGTTATGTCTGGCGCTGAAGCTGCCGTTCTTTATTGTCGTCACTCGTATCGATGCAACCCCGTCGAACATCCATGATGAGACGCTGTCGAACATCCAAAAGCTGCTAAAGATTCCGACCGTGCGCAAGCTTCCCTACCCGGTGCGGCGACATGACGAGGTGACTTTGGCAGCCAAGAACCTGCGCTATGACCGCATTGCCCCGATCTTCGAAGTCAGCAACGTTACCGGCGCTGGCATCCCCGACCTGCTGCAATTCCTTAACTTGCTCCCGACTCGGAAGGACTGGCGGCAGGCACGCGACATGCCAAAGGAGATGATCATTGACAGCACATTCTTTGTCACCGGTGTCGGCACCGTCGTGGGGGGGATCATCACACAGGGCGTTTTCCGCGTGAAcgagacggtgctgctggggcCTGACGGCTTTGGGAACTTCCGCCCTGTGGTCATCAAGTCCATTCACATCAAAGGCGTCGACTCCATCGCTGCCGAGGCCGGAAAAGACGCGGCACTGTGTCTCAAGAAGGAAAAACGCAGCTCCATTCGCAAAGGCAACGTCCTGGTCGACGCCGCTCATCCGCCCAAGTCGTTCTGGCAGTTCGAGGCCGAGATCATCATCCTCTACCACTCAACGACGATCACCGCCAACTACGAACCAGTCATTCACTCCACAACCGTGCGGCAGTCGGCGCGCATTACCTACGTTGCGCAGGAAGTGCTACGCACCGGTGACAAATCTCTCGCGCGCTTCCACTTTCTCTACCGTCCCGAGTACATGAAAGAAGGACAGCGACTAATTTTCCGCGAAGGTCGCACTAAAGGTATCGGCATCGTTACGAAGCTGATCTGTGAGCCAAATGACCTTGTGTTGGCCAAGAACAAGCTGCGCAAGAAGATGCAGGAGAAGCTGCATGCCCCGGTAGGGGCGAAGTGAACCACTTCCGGTGCCGAGCAAGGGCGAACGGCAAACGACCAAATAGGTGTTCGAGGAATACGCCGCACGGAGAGACGTGCATCAAACGTCCTATACGCCACGTTTGGACGCGCGCTCCACGCTCACGTcgcgagcacacgcatgATCCTCCGTACATATGTAcgcctgtgcgtgcagcTCATCACGGATAGAATACCTTTGAGAGAAAAACAGACATACAATTTGTTGTTCCTTAAGTGTTTCACTCGAGTTTTAGGATGTCAAAGCAGGGACGCCtacacaaccacagctcgCCTAACTCTGCCGCATTANNNNNNNNNNNNNNNNNNNNNNNNNNNNNNNNNNNNNNNNNNNNNNNNNNNNNNNNNNNNNNNNNNNNNNNNNNNNNNNNNNNNNNNNNNNNNNNNNNNNNNNNNNNNNNNNNNNNNNNNNNNNNNNNNNNNNNNNNNNNNNNNNNNNNNNNNNNNNNNNNNNNNNNNNNNNNNNNNNNNNNNNNNNNNNNNNNNNNNNNNNNNNNNNNNNNNNNNNNNNNNNNNNNNNNNNNNNNNNNNNNNNNNNNNNNNNNNNNNNNNNNNNACGCCCTCGGTAGGCAAAGCAGGGCGGGCGGAGGCTCTGGCGGGTGCGGGGTACCACAATGCTAGCGGAGACGTGGGCAGCACACCATCTGCGCTCCGTGTTGTCACTGCGGGTCACCCGCCGTTGCAGGAATCCGAAGCACCAGCCGGGTGCCCAATTCCTTTGCCCACCGCaa
Proteins encoded in this region:
- a CDS encoding GTP-binding protein, putative; its protein translation is MASGEAHALCIVLYEPQAEKPFAEWVASDAVRQGLKDEIDEVVTAAIPQQAGDIDGVASADTASPTQHIPMALIASTLAAQQEVNDGRRTSRAEQQQPLLLCLVVIVFWDGQAEASKTALAQLKQLGDKKWVASHVPLWAEHVEVLVQALNAKRGTASIMNNKVALVASLRKKLQASAMAAKGWWREGALQRAGRYADPNATAETVWTASPAASSNGGSDSSSPVAAAVGTAASLGETDISVDAVRRAVDSGQGETFFLLSDRDRAGLANKVETLKQNCEVAEVGCAPVMMEPRELHLLQGATGTSGALMSANAAGNKTTTGAPSPPAAASSSPTTTLVAQEFLLRRRCPPAALFELRLAMCGNVDSGKSTLTSVLTRGCCDDGRGLARAFVFKHKQEVMTGRTSSVSENHLGFSAEGGVVNYTLLQPHRTEAELRPLAPSEVARHLMASAEAVSGATHSAAGGSGAHTMRQCTPKELATRSSKVVTLYDLAGHERYLKTTVLGMTRNMPDYACIVISANNGIQRMTKEHLALCLALKLPFFIVVTRIDATPSNIHDETLSNIQKLLKIPTVRKLPYPVRRHDEVTLAAKNLRYDRIAPIFEVSNVTGAGIPDLLQFLNLLPTRKDWRQARDMPKEMIIDSTFFVTGVGTVVGGIITQGVFRVNETVLLGPDGFGNFRPVVIKSIHIKGVDSIAAEAGKDAALCLKKEKRSSIRKGNVLVDAAHPPKSFWQFEAEIIILYHSTTITANYEPVIHSTTVRQSARITYVAQEVLRTGDKSLARFHFLYRPEYMKEGQRLIFREGRTKGIGIVTKLICEPNDLVLAKNKLRKKMQEKLHAPVGAK